The genomic DNA GTTCTTGCTTCACCTGCGCAACCATGCGTGTCCAATTCCGTCGGATAGACGCCGGCGAGAGGACAACCGTGTGCCAAAATGCATGTTGTTGTGACCAGGTCATGACATATGTAATTTGTTCAATCGTCCACTGATCCTGTTCCACCAGCAATCTAAAATCGTTTGCCCATTTCTGGAGATTTGGTTCTTTTATCCCCGGATGATTCCTACTAACCTGCTCATAGAAAGACAACGCAAGTTGATAAAAAAGAGAGGCCTCATCGTAAACTTGTTTGCGACAAGTACTGTTCTTTTCGTTCTTCTCATTCTTTTCATTCTTGTTAGCTGTTACCTGTCTGTTAGTCGTCTGTTGCCCGTCTGTTTCTCGATCTGTTGTCGCCTCCTCTTTTCCTTGATAAACGCCCCAGTTAATAATCGTTATCAGCCGATTATGCGCTGTGGATTCGTCTGTTAGAAATTCGTATTTCGCAAATCGTTTAAGTGCCGTTCGTACCTTTTGAATGCTGCTATTCTTTCCACATTTTTGGACGAGTGCCGGCAATGACGTGATGCATTGACCGGGACGTGCGGTAAATCGTTCGCCTTTCCACTCCCATTGTTTTTCACTATGATTCGCCATCATGAGTAATGTGATCAGCAGCACTTTTTGCTCAGGTGTCGCCTCTGTCCAAATCGGCTTGTCCAGCAATTCTCGATGCAATTTCACCCAGCCTTGTTCCAATCTCATCCCCTACTTTCTTCTTTATAGATGACCAGCCGTCTTACCCTCTATATAGAGACTTCCATCGCAAAAGGATACATCTTTTGAAAATTTATTTTTTATTTATGGCGTTCACAACAAAAAACACTGGAAATCCGTCGGTGGATTTTCAGTGTTTTTATTTTTGGGAATGGATTTTCACTCTTACTACTTTTGCTCTTCTATACATTTTTCTGGATCAATATGTGTCACTTCCCATTGCCCTTGCTTCCCCTTCACCAACTGCGACACTAAAACGTCCGTGTCATTCGTTAGTTGAATAAAAATAAACCGATAATCATGACCATCCGTACCGATAATATCAATGGTTTTCACAAAGCCATCCCTTTTTGTCGGCAATCGTTTTTTGATGAATTTACACCAGCCCCCGTACTCAATATCGACAACGTCTTCCGCCTTTTGACGCCAACCATGATAGGCCGCACATAGAAAATCCTCGCCTGTCAACGTGATGGCATCTATTTTGGATAGTCCCTCTTCCTGTATAACTGAGATAATTCCGTAATGATATTGGAAACCTGTGACACCGGTCGCTGTGCCATTGATCGTTTCGAGTTCAACGAAAAATTGAAGCGGTGGCTTGTTAGTGGGATTCGGCAATTTATATAATTTGATGAGATTGGTATGGCCGATGCCTTCGAAAGAGGAAAGATAGGATGCGTATGGCATTTTCTGTTGATAGGCTTTGGTGAAAAAGTTATACGCAATCGGGAATGGTTCCCTTGCCTCACCGACTGTTCCACATCCTCCAATGAGCGAACTTGTTAAATTTTCAGCTTCTCGTAATATGCTGAAATAATTGAGGAGCATTTGTTCAGGCGTCTCCATTAAAGATGGTGGCAAATGGATTTCATCATAGGTCTTTTCAGAATATGGAGCGAAAAATTGATAACCGAACACTCGACGATTTAAGATGGAGCGACAGGAAGGACGAAAAAATTGCTCTACATCTAGCTTTGGTTTTATTGCTTGTTGTTCGACCTGCTCCCGTTTCCTCCATTGTCGACTCTGCATTTCCGCTCCCATGACAAATACGGTTGGCTGCTCCGCACTTAGCCTTTGAAATCGAGCTCGTTTCCAAAATCTCACGTAGTGACTCCCCTTTATTGATCACAATTCATGGTTTTATTCCCATCCCTACAAAAATACATATTTAGGATAAACAACGATAGGATTAAAGCTATTATTTTCATATAGCGGTAATGATTACGTTCATCTTTCTACCAGTTTTCCATTATACTATTCATAGGCATGCTACATGCTACATGCTACACGTCAACATCGTAGAGAGGAATGAGGAAGATTCACATCAATTGGAAGAAGCTACTTGTTTTCATTGTTTCGATTTTCTTACTAATCCAAATCGCCGGCAGCTTCTTTTTCTATGAGCTCGCTATCAAACGAGGGCCTAAAGATTTTCTACAGAATAACGCAGATTTAGACGTGTCGGATCAAACAATGGACCTGTTCTTAAATGGAGAATGGATTGACTGGGTCAATGCTCAGCCATTTGAAGAACTCACCTTAACTGCACGTGACGGACTGACGCTGTCAGGTTACTTTTTGCCAGCAGCCGAACCGACAGATAAATTGGTGATATTCACACATGGTTATTTAGGGCATGCCAAGCAGATGGGGCTCTATGGGCAGCATTATTATACGGATTTGGGCTATAACCTATTTATGCCTGATGCACGGGGACACGGAAAGAGCGAGGGGAATTATTACGGCTTCGGCTGGCCTGATCGGCTCGATTTGATGGATTGGACACAGCTGTTGGTGGACAAATTAGGACCTGATACGCAAATCGCTTATCATGGGTTATCAATGGGGGCAGCGACCGTCTTGATGGCGAGTGGAGAAGAACTTCCCCGCCAAGTAAAAGCCATTATCGCGGATAGTCCGTATGCGTCCGTTTATCAATTATTTAGCTATCAAATGAACCGCATGTTTTACCTACCGGCGTTTCCTTTATTGGATAGTACGAGCCTGCTAACGAAAATCCGAGCGGGCTATTCTTTCAGAGAAGCAAATGCATTGAAAGCAGTGGAGAAAACGACTGTCCCAATTTTGTATATCCACGGGGAAAGCGATACATTCGTTCCAACGAAGTTGACCAAGGAACTGTTCCAGCATACGGCCAGTGACGCCGAACTTTTGCTTGTTCCGAATGCCAATCATGGGGAATCTTTTGCGTTGGCGACAGAGGAATATAAGAGGACGATGGATGATTTTTTGGAGCAGTATATTGAATAAAAATGTCGGGTACTTTTACCACGGCGATTAGGTCATACGCTATATACTCAGCGTATGACCTGATTTACCTCTGATGTATTATTTTGATAATGCATTTTTTATATGGGCTAAGTGGTGCTCTTCATGCCAAGCCAATTTTGCCACTTTTTTTGCAACTGGTATTTCACCATTTTGTTGATGGGTAAAAACGCGAGCTAATTGCTCTTCAGTCAGACTATGTCCTAAAGATACGATGCGCTCATTGATCCCTTCGAGCATTTTAATAGAACTTTCTACAGGAAGCTCTGTATCCGGCTGAATCGCCCACTTTTCTTCATCAAAAGCTGGTGCTGTCGGATTCTCATCTGTTAACGCTAGCTTCAAACGTTGATACATATTCAACTGAGAATCTGCAATATGATGGACAAGTTGACGAACTGTCCAGCTCCCCTCACGATACGTTTTGCTTAATTCCTCATCACTTAATGAGTCAACCGTTTCCCGTAATCGAATTGTGTACGTTTCGATTTGCTTTAGCCATTCTTGAATATTTTCTACTGTTACGTGTTCAGGAACTTGTAATTGCCCGATCGGATATTTTACCTCCATTTTCAATCCCCTTTTCTCTATTCGTATTTTCGTTGATTATTTTCGGAATTGTCTTTCACAACCTAAATACTCAGTTCGACAAAAGGAGAAAGAATCCTTCATTTATTCTATATCCTGCAAAAAGGCAACATTAACTACTGTCTTCATGAATTCTTATTAAGCTAAAGCACTCGGTAGTTGAAGAAGACCTTTCAATTAATTGCCCCATGCTGTAATTGCGTAAATTATTTCTCTGGGATTCGGATCGTGCTCTAAATAGCCTAGATAACGAGAAACTAGAACACCGTAGCTAAAATCCTGACCAATCATCCATATAGGATCATAGTTGACGTGCTCCCATAAAGTGCTAAAGTTCTTTAGTGCCCATTTTCCGTCAACAAGAAATATTGGACAATTATCTATCCCCAAAAATAAATACACTAATTCATTTTCAATTTTAATTCCTTGGACATACTGAATAACCTCTTGTTCCCAACTAAATTCTTGTCTGACATCACTATATTTAGTCGCGAAATACTCTTTATGTAATTCATAATTCCATTTCTCGTGAACTTTATGTAGAATGCTTTCTAATTCTGGAGACGTAATGATTTCACTTTTTTCTATAACATTTGATATATGTTGTGGAAATAAATTCATTACATTAGCCTTCTGATACCTTTGTTTATTCGCTTTTATTTTTTGCTGTATTCGTTTTTTTCGCTCATTCATAACCTCACCCCATCGCATTCCATCATCCTAATAATACCATAAAAACCTAATATAAGAGGAATTGACAAAAGCGCTGGAGCCTAGACGAGTAATATCTATATACTCGCTTATCCATAAGATTTTATAATTTCCTAGCGATTAAAAAATACTTCATTATAGTAGGTTAACGGGGGAATTAATAACAGATATTTTCACCGGTATACTCTCTTAAATGCTCTACAGCTAACACCACTGCGCTTTCCTCTGTCTCTATCAAAGATAATCCTTTGTGTATAGGACTCCAGTACTCGTATCCACAATCTTCCGTCCACTTATAGACCCCGATTGTAAAAAAATGATCCTTACGTTTAACAATTTGTACTTTATATTGATGACTCAGAGACAATATTTCCTGTATCACTTGCTCCATCAAATCACCGTCTTTGACTACTATCAACGTGGATAGTATGTTATTTCTTGTCCAGTCATCAGGTTATGCCACAACTCAATTACTCAACATCTCCCCCAAAACCAAGCCCACTCTCATCAAGTGCCCCCTATACGAATGTTCCGTTTTTTGCCACGGTGACGACACTTGCTCATGGATTAAAATAGGATACTAACGATTGACCCACTCTATATAATAATAGCCCCGTTAGATACTCCTTCTTTTGTGACGTTCAATTTACCTTCTGGCACCATCCCTAAGCCTACCATTACATGCCTGCCACGAGCTCCTGTATTTCAATCCACGCACTCAAGTAGAGTGCGACTGCGAAAATCTGATAAAAGTATAAATCAATCTAGAGATTTTATCACAATTCAACTTCCTTACCACTTTCTCACTTTCTCACTTTATTACCTACTACTTTATCTCAATTCCAAGAATTATTCAAAGAAATCCCGGTGCGAATCTCCCAGGGATTTCATGTGCACTTGCGGTTCGTACTCATAAACCCAAACTATATAAATTCCCCGAGCAACTGATACTTTTTTCACGCTTTCTAAGCAAAAACCCTATATACTTTTATCATACATACAGGAGGGGGAATCTTTTTGAAATTCAACATGACAGAAAACGGTTTTGAGACAGCGACATCCTTTGGGCAACTAACGATTTCGGGGAATGAGGAATATGGGTTCAGGCCATACCAGCTTCTTGTTTCTTCTGTAGCAGTATGTAGTGGTGGGGTGTTGCGCAAAATCCTAGAAAAAATGCGTATGCCCGCCGACAATATCACCATCGAAGTGAAGGAAGTACTACGTAATGAAGAGATCGCCAATCGGCTTGAAAAAATTCATCTTCATTTTATCATCGAAGGACCAAACGTGAAGGAATCCAAAATGGAGAACGTTTTCGAGTTAACGATGAAAAACTGCTCGATGGTCCAATCTGTCATCGATTCCATTGAAATTATGAAAACGTATGAGATTAAAGCTTAAGTACCTTTAACAACAAATCATAAAAAGGATCTGTTTCTAAACACGTAGTAATTGTTTAGAAACAGACCCTTTGTAAGCCGTTCAAGTTTCTCAAGATGCTTATATTTCTAGATTTCCCCACAATCAACTTCACCACTTTTTCGACAAAACAAAAAGAACACCCCATACAAGCGTTCTTTTAATCATTTTATCGAAAGACCATCATTAACTGACCTTAATCATATTCATTCCCTCTAAAATCGCTTTCGCATCTGCTGTTAAATGCAACTTTACATCGTCTCTCAGTAATAAATCCGGATGATTTCCGATTAAAAACTTTAGGCCCCTAATGTCAAATCTAGCAGCACGAGAATTGATCGACAATACGATATTCATCTCTTGTCGACTCAAGGAATCCTCCGTTTTAGTATTTAGATAATCAAATAACTCCCTGGCATTCCTTTTTAAACGATGCTTGTTGTCGTTTAATAATTCCATGTTCCCCTCTATATACCTTCTCGCTGTAACTAAATCCAATCTATCTACGCATCGATTAACTGCATTCACTAGTTCTTGTAATTTCATTTAAATACCTCCTTAGCCCTATCAATATCTATACTCATTATAGATGCTAATAGTACTATTTTCAATAGGTAATCACAGATTTTAGAACTAGTAAAAAAAGAACATCCATAACTCTGGACGTTCTAAATACTTTATTCATAGTCAACTTTTTTTACTTATTACACCAACAGGAGAACTACTTCGTAATCCCCTCAAACTCACTCATTGTCTCATTGATTTTAGATTGAGTTGAAATGACCGACCTTTGCGAGCTCTCTGTTACTTCACTAACCTTCATGACTTCTTTTGTAATGTTATCTACGTTTGTATTCACTTTCTTAATCGCATCTTCTACATTACCAGCTAATTTACGCACTTCTTCAGCTACAACTGCAAAGCCTCTTCCATGTTCTCCTGCTCTCGCTGCTTCAATAGCCGCATTTAATGCTAAAATATTGGTTTGCGAAGAAATATTTCGTATTGATTTAGAGATATCTCTTATTAAATCTGTTTGTTCCTTTAGCGATTGGATGGCTTGTATATTCTCGGTAGAGTTATCCGTTACGATTTCTCCTAAGTCTTCAGACAAACCTTTCAATTGAGAAACGACTTCTATTGTTTTATTTTCCCGTTCTGTAATGTCCGTTGCGATTTTAAGCACAGCATGAACTTTCCCCTCATCAGTAAGCACAGGAATATAAGTGGCCTCTAGGCAAACCAAATTTCCTGCCTTTTTAACCCTATAAATCTTCTCTTGATATTTGTTTCCTTTCCTGAGCGTAGTCCATAATGCAGCATATTCCCTACTGTTTCGGAATTCTGAGGTACAAAATTGTTCATGTGACATACTTTTTATGACGTCACCACTGTACCCCAAAGTCTGTGCAAAGTTGTCATTTGCCCAAATAACCCTTCCATCTAAATTGAATTCTATCATCGCTAAATTAGATTCTAATGAAGCTAAAACAGCTCTTTCATTCAATACTTGGGTACTCTTATTCTTATTTGCAACAATGTTCATGGTCGTGTGCCTACTTCCTTCGTAATATGATTTCCCTATTCGCAAAATATATATAATAGAAACGTATTTCCCCCACTTCAATGTTCTACAAAAAGGGAGGGAAGTCCTTCTTTTCACTCATAAAACTTACGAACCAAACTACCTATATCATCATTCACACTTTAAACTTCTATAAAAACCAATACAAAGAGCGGCTCATCGATAGATTTCCATCACCATTTTTGGCAATCAAATCTTCAACGACGTCCGCTTGTTCTGATAGTTCATTATTTAGTAACCCCATTAGTAACGATTCGTACAGCAGTGATGCACCAAATAACAGGCTCGACTATTGACCAGCTGTCCATTTTAAAATCACATCATATTTCCCACTTTTCAATCATGTAGAGTGGGACGTTGATAAGGACAAAGCAGGCACTACATTCACATTTTCAATCCAGGCACTCGCGTAAAATGCGATGATTTTTCTGCAAAAAGTCAAACCCCCACCTCCGTTTCAATACCATTCCAGTCAATCAATAGTTTTCCTTATTAGCATTTTTGATCATCTATTACTTTACATACATTTTGTAGATTATTCAAATAAATCGAACTACTAATACCCTAGTATTTTTCGAACCATAGATTCTTAATTCAAAAGAGTACATAACGTTCCTCTAGCAATCCTATGTCGTTTGACAAAGAAATAGCCCACTACTACAATGATAAGACGGTTTTGTCATAGGAGGCCTTCATATTGAACCCATATATAATTTTAGCGATCGCCATCATCAGTGAAGTATTTGGCAGTTCCATGCTCAAAGTATCAAATGGCTTTAAAAAGATGCTGCCTACCATGGGCGTTATCCTAGGAATGGGACTCGCCTTTTACTGCCTATCGTTAGCGCTCAAAACGATTCCCCTCGGCACCGCCTATGCGATATGGTCAGGTGTCGGCACAGCTTTAACCGCCATCGTAGGCGTCATCGTCTATAAAGAACGCTTGCATGCAAAGAAATTGATGGGCCTAGCTCTCATCATTGGTGGCGTCGTTGTATTAAAACTATCCAGTGGCATTTAATTCGGAGGGAAGCGTTATGAAAGGGAACATATTTTTAAGTATTTCGATTATTAGTGAGGTTTTTGGTACAACTATGCTGAAATTGTCTGAAGGATTTACAAAGCCTCTTCCATCTATTGGCGTCGCTATTGGTTTTTTCATCGCTTTTTATTGCTTATCCTTATGTCTAAAAACCATTCCGCTCAGTTTAGCTTACGCTATTTGGTCAGGTGTCGGTACAGCTTTTACTGCACTAATCGGGGTAATCCTCTGGCAAGATCCATTTGGTGTCTTGACGTTCCTTGGCTTGGTATTGATCATTGGAGGCGTCGTTTTCCTGAGTGCTTCGGATAGTCCTAAACATACAGCGGAATCATCAAGCTAAGTCATCGATTTGTGCAATGACTTTCACTGAAAAGCAAACCGCCTCGAAAATTCCCAGCTTATTATTGTTAGGGCTTCCGAGGCGGTTTGTTCAATCACTATAAATACATATTATTTCATCTGCGGCTCCAGCAATTTTCCTATCTTCCAAAAGCCAATTCCCGTAAACCGTTTTTCTGTTGAACAGCGATAACTGGAAAAGCCGTTGACTCTTCCAAAGCTTGCACATCGTCTCGTACTGCCCGAATACTCACTTTGACATGCATTGGGAACATGCCGCCATGAATCTCGTGAATGCCCAACATCGATTTTTCATCCGTATGTTCTTGTAAAATGCGGATTACTTCTAGCAAACGCTCTCTTGCGGTTAAAGGCTTAACAGTCATGAATTCCCCCTCTTTCATACCACGCGCTACCAGTCAGCGCTGTTCATTCCATTTATTTTTAAAAATGAGGTGCTCTAACGATTCTCTTTTCCTCCAGTTCTCCTGTTCTAAAATCGGCTTTTCTGGATAGTCATCTGTGTAGCCAATCGATAGCAATGCAATCGGGTCAATATGTGGCGGGATGTCTAGAATATCACGCACATCATTCTTTTTATAAAAACTAACCCACCCTAGCGCCAAGCCTTCTGCACAAGCCGCCAACCACATATTTTGAATGGCGCATGCTGTTGAAAGCATATCCGTTTCAGGAATCGAGTTTCTCCCTAACACATGCGCCCCCCCTCTCGTTGGATCACAAGTTACACAAATCGTTAAAGGCGCTTCTTTCAACCCTTCAATTTTTAACCCAAGAAATTTCGTTTCCTTTTCTCCTTCATAATGGATTGCCAAGGCACGTCTTTCTTTATCTGCGGCCCAAGCTAAGCGTTCTTTTACATCATCCGAAGTGATTAAGATAAAGTTCCATGGTTGCATAAAACCGACTGACGGTGCATGGTGGGCAGCTTTCAAGATTCGCTCAATTTTCTCCTCCTGAATCGGTGTCGATAAGAAACTACGAATATCTCTTCTCTTTTCAATCACTTTATAAATAGACGCTTTTTCTTCATTTGAAAACATGGTCAGCTCACTCCCGTTTTTATATTTCATACATGTATACTCAAATGCTACTTCTACTCCAAAGATGCGAGTAGCCTAAAATTCAAGAACATCACCCGTCTCCTTTCCTAATGAATACATCGATATTACCACTTCTACATTTATTAAAAAGTTTTTTATGCAAAAAGGTTTATCTTCATTTCTACGGGGTATAGTTAGATTACAAGGCGGAACTACCGGAGGGATGAAGTTGTAGACGAGCTACCTACAATGACTTCCAACGATGAACTGCACAGCCTTGGCGGAAAATTTGCTTTACTGGCGATAGGTACACTCGTCGGGAATTGAAAGACCCAGATTCCATTCACTGAAGTGGTAACCAAGCAGTAAACGAACAATTTTTTGTGGAAGTGCAACTTGAAAGCTGACGACAAAAAGGTATCCATCACCGTGTATGTTTGTGATGAACCTGCCCAAAAGGCTTAGTCATTCAGTCAGCCCTATCAAACTGCACAGACGAGCGTTAAGTAAGTGATCGTCAGAAAGAACAGTTTGTGTAATTGAAAAAGAATATCAAATTTTCCGAGTGCGCTCCCTTTTGTAATAGGGAGAGAAAAAGCATGGTCCCCGGGGGCCATGCTTTTTCGTCGTTATTCGCTGATTTCAGCTTGCCATTCCTCTTGGATTTCGAGTCCGATAGCTGTTGCCGTTTCTTCATTGACCACAAATTTCAAGTTTTTCGTCACTTGAACTGGTAATTCAGCAGGCTTGCTTTCACCCGTTAAAATTTTCACAGCCATTTCGCCTGTTTCATAGCCAAGATCATAATAATTAAAACCGTATGCCGCTAAGCCGCCCCGTTTCACGGAGTCTAGTTCGCCGACCATCATCGGGAGTTTATTGTCCAGCGCAACAGACGTAACCGACTCAAGCGCTGATACAACGGTATTATCTTTGATGATATACAAGGAATCGACTTTGCCAACTAATGAGTCAACCGCTTGTTTAACATCCGCAGACGTCGCAACAGGTGCCTCAACAATCGTCAAGTCCATTTCTTTTGCCAGCTCTTTCACTTTATCGATTTGCACACGTGCGTTTTGCTCACCTGCGTTAAATACCACGCCAACCTTTTTAGCCGCCAATTGTTCTTTCAAAAACTTCATCGTCAACGGAATAACATCGGGATGCAAATCGATTGTCCCCGTCACATTGCCACCGGGCTTTTCTAATGAATCAACCAATTCAGCCCCTACCGCATCTGTCACAGATGTAAACACGATGGGAGTTTCTTGTGTCGCACTTGCCACTGCCTGTGCGCTCGATGTCGAGTTAGCGAAGATCAAATCGATATTAGCACTCGCAAAGTTTGTAGCAATCGTCGTATTCGCACTGTTATCATTTTGTGCGTTCTGTACATCATATTCTACGTCAAGCCCTGCATCTGCGATTGCTTGTTGAAATCCTTCGAAAGCTGCATTTAATGACGGGTGTTCCACAAGTTGTGTGACGCCGATTGTATATTTCTTAGCGTCTTCTTTTTTACTGGCATCGCTTTTTTCAGTTGTCCCACTTTTCTCTCCGCCCCCACATGCCGCTAATAATAATACGGCACTGAAAAGAACCATCGCCAGCTTACTCCATTTGTTCATCATTCATTTCCCCCTCTTGTAATGAAAAAACACAATTTTCATAAGATTACACGCACCAGAATGAATAGTCAATATAATTTCCATTGTTTCGATTATTTAAGCGCTTACATTGTCTAATTGCTAAATTCCAATATTTAATCCAGGAAAATAACGATGATATTATCAATAATTCTTGCCGTAAATGAAGGAAGCATGAATCGCCAATTCCAGACCAAACTATCCTTAAAGGAGGAGAAAATAATGGCGCGGAAAACAAGAATTTTAGTACCAGAGGCACGTAAAGAATTAGATCAATTAAAAGCGGATGTCATGAAAGCACAAGGCTACCAAGTGAGTACGACAGATCCAGGCAATGTAAAATATGAAATTGCCGACGAACTCGGCATCCCTTTGGAAAAAGGCTATAACGGAAAACTGACGTCAGAACAGGCGGGAAAAATCGGTGGTCCCATTGGCGGCAATATGGTGAAAGAAATGGTCCGAATGGCGCAAGAGCAAATGGCGAAAAAATGAAACGAGCGCTAATCCTGAGATAACGGATTGGCGTTTTATCGTTTGTACTAATTGTGCGTTGCACTGACAGTTTTACTACTTTCACTGACAATCCAACCTTTCCCCATAAAAAAATGCACCAACCCTATCGTAAAGGTCGATGCATGTCCACTTAAAACTTCGAACCACTATTCCCGTACTCATTCAGGAGTTCTTCGAAGCTCTTATTCTTTTCGCGTTCTTCACGCTCATGACGTTGTTGTGCTTGTCGCTGCTCTTCCTTAGCTTGTTCGACGGCAGACAGTTCTTTTTTAGCAGCTTTCAGCTTTTCAAGTATGTCATCGCCAAGTGCGTCGGAGAGTGTGAGCCCTTCATTTTCAACCTTTTTCGGTTTAGTTGAAGTCGGCTGCTTACGTTTTTTTGCCATTCGTTTCACCTGCTTTCGTTCATGGGCGAGTTACGATGGTGGCGACGCCTTGTCCTCCACCGATACACAATGTCGCGAGCCCTGATTTGGCATCACGACGCTGCATTTCGTGCAACAGTGTCACGAGAATACGCGCTCCACTTGCACCGATTGGGTGACCAAGTGCAATCGCACCCCCGTTGACATTCAATTTCGCCTTGTCGAATTCAAGTTCTTTATCGACCGCGATGGATTGTGCCGCGAATGCTTCATTCGCTTCAATCAGCTCGATGTCCGCAAGTTGCATATCCGCTTTATCGAGTGCTTTTTTCACGGCTTGGACAGGACCAATGCCCATAACCGAAGGGTCGACACCTGCACTGCCATTAGCTGCAATCGTTGCAAGTGGTGTTAAGCCTAACTCATCGGCTTTCTCTTTGGACATGATGACCAATGCCGCCGCTCCGTCATTAATGCCCGATGCATTTCCTGCTGTAACACTGCCGTCTTTTTTGAATGCTGGACGTAGTTTACCTAGTTTTTCT from Sporosarcina sp. FSL K6-1522 includes the following:
- the bluB gene encoding 5,6-dimethylbenzimidazole synthase, which encodes MFSNEEKASIYKVIEKRRDIRSFLSTPIQEEKIERILKAAHHAPSVGFMQPWNFILITSDDVKERLAWAADKERRALAIHYEGEKETKFLGLKIEGLKEAPLTICVTCDPTRGGAHVLGRNSIPETDMLSTACAIQNMWLAACAEGLALGWVSFYKKNDVRDILDIPPHIDPIALLSIGYTDDYPEKPILEQENWRKRESLEHLIFKNKWNEQR
- a CDS encoding alpha/beta hydrolase, with the translated sequence MRKIHINWKKLLVFIVSIFLLIQIAGSFFFYELAIKRGPKDFLQNNADLDVSDQTMDLFLNGEWIDWVNAQPFEELTLTARDGLTLSGYFLPAAEPTDKLVIFTHGYLGHAKQMGLYGQHYYTDLGYNLFMPDARGHGKSEGNYYGFGWPDRLDLMDWTQLLVDKLGPDTQIAYHGLSMGAATVLMASGEELPRQVKAIIADSPYASVYQLFSYQMNRMFYLPAFPLLDSTSLLTKIRAGYSFREANALKAVEKTTVPILYIHGESDTFVPTKLTKELFQHTASDAELLLVPNANHGESFALATEEYKRTMDDFLEQYIE
- a CDS encoding methyl-accepting chemotaxis protein: MNIVANKNKSTQVLNERAVLASLESNLAMIEFNLDGRVIWANDNFAQTLGYSGDVIKSMSHEQFCTSEFRNSREYAALWTTLRKGNKYQEKIYRVKKAGNLVCLEATYIPVLTDEGKVHAVLKIATDITERENKTIEVVSQLKGLSEDLGEIVTDNSTENIQAIQSLKEQTDLIRDISKSIRNISSQTNILALNAAIEAARAGEHGRGFAVVAEEVRKLAGNVEDAIKKVNTNVDNITKEVMKVSEVTESSQRSVISTQSKINETMSEFEGITK
- a CDS encoding multidrug efflux SMR transporter; this translates as MNPYIILAIAIISEVFGSSMLKVSNGFKKMLPTMGVILGMGLAFYCLSLALKTIPLGTAYAIWSGVGTALTAIVGVIVYKERLHAKKLMGLALIIGGVVVLKLSSGI
- a CDS encoding YfiT family bacillithiol transferase, whose amino-acid sequence is MEVKYPIGQLQVPEHVTVENIQEWLKQIETYTIRLRETVDSLSDEELSKTYREGSWTVRQLVHHIADSQLNMYQRLKLALTDENPTAPAFDEEKWAIQPDTELPVESSIKMLEGINERIVSLGHSLTEEQLARVFTHQQNGEIPVAKKVAKLAWHEEHHLAHIKNALSK
- a CDS encoding OsmC family protein; this translates as MKFNMTENGFETATSFGQLTISGNEEYGFRPYQLLVSSVAVCSGGVLRKILEKMRMPADNITIEVKEVLRNEEIANRLEKIHLHFIIEGPNVKESKMENVFELTMKNCSMVQSVIDSIEIMKTYEIKA
- a CDS encoding ABC transporter substrate-binding protein; translation: MMNKWSKLAMVLFSAVLLLAACGGGEKSGTTEKSDASKKEDAKKYTIGVTQLVEHPSLNAAFEGFQQAIADAGLDVEYDVQNAQNDNSANTTIATNFASANIDLIFANSTSSAQAVASATQETPIVFTSVTDAVGAELVDSLEKPGGNVTGTIDLHPDVIPLTMKFLKEQLAAKKVGVVFNAGEQNARVQIDKVKELAKEMDLTIVEAPVATSADVKQAVDSLVGKVDSLYIIKDNTVVSALESVTSVALDNKLPMMVGELDSVKRGGLAAYGFNYYDLGYETGEMAVKILTGESKPAELPVQVTKNLKFVVNEETATAIGLEIQEEWQAEISE
- a CDS encoding YqkE family protein produces the protein MAKKRKQPTSTKPKKVENEGLTLSDALGDDILEKLKAAKKELSAVEQAKEEQRQAQQRHEREEREKNKSFEELLNEYGNSGSKF
- a CDS encoding multidrug efflux SMR transporter, whose amino-acid sequence is MKGNIFLSISIISEVFGTTMLKLSEGFTKPLPSIGVAIGFFIAFYCLSLCLKTIPLSLAYAIWSGVGTAFTALIGVILWQDPFGVLTFLGLVLIIGGVVFLSASDSPKHTAESSS
- a CDS encoding alpha/beta-type small acid-soluble spore protein, whose translation is MMARKTRILVPEARKELDQLKADVMKAQGYQVSTTDPGNVKYEIADELGIPLEKGYNGKLTSEQAGKIGGPIGGNMVKEMVRMAQEQMAKK